A section of the Ignavibacteriales bacterium genome encodes:
- the mnmA gene encoding tRNA 2-thiouridine(34) synthase MnmA: protein MSTDKRNKTVVVAMSGGVDSAVAASLLKDEGYDLIGITMKTWGYDDIPERDSGCCSLETIYSARSVADSLGFPHYTLDFTDKFNETVIDNFITEYMRGYTPNPCVLCNKVIKWGALLEKAESLGADYVATGHYAKLNHAEGRHFVSVAEDRNKDQSYALWRVSQYALSKTLFPLGSYTKPEIREMARKMNLKPADTPDSQEICFVPNEDYRALLNLRLPDRMESLTDGDVVYHDEKVGTHKGFPYYTIGQRRGLNIALGKPVYVSRLDPEHNVVFIDDEEGLYKSGFMTKESNMLKVEKLDKPAELNVKIRYNDSGSPAIVEQMDDDRFRVVFKDKKKSIAPGQSAVFYEGDDVIGGGIIDEIIE from the coding sequence ATGAGTACAGATAAGCGAAATAAGACTGTGGTTGTGGCAATGAGCGGTGGTGTGGATTCTGCGGTCGCGGCGTCATTACTGAAGGATGAGGGGTATGATCTCATCGGTATTACTATGAAGACATGGGGCTATGATGACATCCCGGAGCGGGACAGCGGATGCTGTTCGCTGGAGACGATCTACAGCGCGCGAAGCGTTGCAGACAGCCTGGGATTTCCGCACTACACGCTGGACTTCACGGACAAATTCAATGAAACCGTGATAGATAACTTCATCACAGAGTATATGCGCGGTTACACCCCAAATCCTTGCGTGCTTTGCAATAAGGTAATAAAGTGGGGCGCGCTTCTGGAGAAAGCAGAATCGCTGGGAGCGGATTACGTCGCTACAGGCCACTACGCAAAGTTAAATCACGCAGAGGGCAGACATTTCGTTTCGGTCGCGGAAGACAGGAACAAGGACCAGTCATACGCTCTATGGCGGGTTTCACAGTACGCGCTGAGCAAGACGCTCTTCCCGCTGGGCAGTTATACAAAGCCGGAAATAAGAGAGATGGCGCGAAAGATGAACCTGAAGCCGGCGGACACTCCGGATTCACAGGAGATATGTTTTGTTCCAAACGAGGACTACCGCGCCCTGCTGAACCTGCGACTGCCGGATAGGATGGAGTCACTTACCGACGGCGACGTGGTATATCACGATGAAAAGGTCGGCACGCACAAGGGCTTCCCCTACTACACGATAGGACAGAGACGCGGGCTTAACATTGCGCTTGGAAAGCCGGTGTATGTATCGCGTTTGGACCCCGAACATAATGTGGTCTTTATCGATGACGAAGAAGGATTGTATAAGAGCGGATTTATGACGAAGGAATCCAACATGCTGAAGGTCGAAAAACTGGATAAGCCGGCAGAGCTTAATGTAAAGATCAGGTATAATGACAGCGGTTCACCTGCAATCGTGGAGCAGATGGATGACGACAGGTTTAGAGTGGTATTTAAGGACAAGAAGAAATCAATCGCGCCGGGTCAATCGGCAGTGTTTTACGAAGGGGATGACGTGATCGGCGGTGGTATAATAGACGAAATAATAGAGTAG
- the pta gene encoding phosphate acetyltransferase → MDLFKQLEAKAKRNPKTIIFPESDEPRVIEAVKIILKKKLAKVILIDNGFSNIGLNDSDNLTIIDISFSAQFIQEYLKIKKKKKKDYTYVQAEADLLNPMTFACMLLKENFADGIIAGSVYPTSEVLRNAISLVGLQPKNDTVSSFFLFTFPTRHRLNDKVFVYGDAGVIPVPTAEQLSEIAIQTAKNFKKLTGKKPRVAFLSFSTKGSAEHESLGRIREAMKLTQKREPSLIMDGELQFDAAFVPEVAKRKNPKGKIKGDANVFIFPDLNAGNIAYKITERIGGASATGPIVQGLAKPVMDLSRGCSSDDIVKMALVLSLI, encoded by the coding sequence ATGGATCTATTTAAACAGCTGGAAGCAAAAGCAAAGAGAAATCCGAAGACAATAATCTTTCCGGAGTCGGATGAGCCGCGTGTGATAGAGGCGGTGAAGATCATACTCAAGAAAAAGCTGGCAAAGGTGATATTGATCGACAACGGGTTTTCAAATATCGGGCTAAACGATTCGGACAATCTAACCATAATAGATATAAGTTTTTCTGCGCAGTTCATCCAGGAGTATCTGAAAATCAAGAAGAAAAAGAAGAAGGATTATACATACGTACAGGCAGAGGCGGACCTGCTTAACCCGATGACTTTTGCGTGCATGCTTTTGAAGGAGAATTTTGCAGACGGTATCATTGCGGGAAGTGTTTACCCGACGAGCGAGGTATTGCGGAACGCAATATCGCTGGTAGGGCTTCAGCCAAAGAACGACACGGTCTCATCATTTTTCCTGTTTACGTTTCCTACCAGGCACAGACTGAATGACAAGGTGTTCGTATATGGCGACGCGGGGGTAATACCCGTACCAACGGCAGAGCAACTATCGGAGATAGCGATACAAACCGCGAAGAATTTTAAAAAGCTAACGGGAAAGAAACCCAGGGTAGCTTTCCTGTCCTTTTCGACGAAGGGCAGCGCGGAGCATGAGTCGCTGGGAAGGATACGTGAAGCAATGAAGCTGACACAAAAGCGTGAGCCTTCGCTGATAATGGACGGTGAGTTACAATTCGACGCGGCGTTCGTGCCGGAAGTCGCGAAAAGAAAAAACCCGAAAGGAAAGATCAAGGGTGACGCGAACGTATTTATCTTTCCGGATCTAAACGCAGGGAATATCGCATACAAGATAACGGAGAGGATCGGAGGCGCATCGGCGACGGGACCCATAGTTCAGGGATTGGCAAAACCTGTAATGGATCTATCGAGGGGATGCAGTTCGGATGATATTGTAAAAATGGCACTGGTGTTATCACTTATCTGA
- a CDS encoding caspase family protein translates to MNKCAVIIGVNKVHGLPTLSAAVKGAKHFESWAGSQGYDSKLFIDDVEPVTISQIKNSIKQFVEERIYSIMIIYFAGHGILKGPCDEQWLLSEAPLDSNEAVNVQASRFLSRNAGIPHIVFISDACRSHPDSYLMGGVIGSVIFPNILVNQNPCSIDMFYATIPGNPAYEVKSNTSKNYKGIYTDCLVKGLNGADRDIITWVNGDCVVEAYPLSKYLEEVVQERIENFNIGLNQFPDAEITSRAPKYLSIIADGSEMTVGSPKIEEERKNNLVYLNVIDSRDPEITFKNYTSEIEDSINFIINSKGKESSEIRTGFTIVGASDVEPVCRSDFNVFSENDSYQINITPLHSNDYDYPLTLLLKIDGKSIPLAVLPDFIGTVVIEKDQIANVNYLPSENSYKFDLAVERTEEMNKRRALIATAARNGTFRIKGDMFSVIWAASYLRQNKATDPTLGLYASYAYAQAGNIKQVNSIYRYMRREREPVLFDIIMFNAIDNKLKVSINKLQSMRKIAPFCPLLTQGWSYLSIDYKKFDSILQELAGYLIPGLWTTFNKEGTKIVEKYINEGKIL, encoded by the coding sequence ATGAATAAATGTGCTGTTATAATTGGGGTAAATAAAGTGCATGGACTTCCAACTTTGTCGGCGGCAGTAAAGGGTGCTAAGCACTTTGAAAGTTGGGCAGGATCACAAGGATATGATTCAAAGTTATTTATTGATGACGTAGAACCCGTCACTATTTCTCAAATAAAAAACTCGATTAAACAGTTTGTTGAAGAAAGAATTTATTCAATAATGATAATTTATTTTGCCGGTCATGGAATATTAAAGGGACCATGTGATGAACAATGGTTGCTTTCGGAAGCGCCATTAGATTCAAATGAAGCTGTTAATGTGCAAGCTTCAAGATTTCTTTCGAGAAATGCGGGGATTCCGCATATTGTTTTTATCTCAGATGCATGCCGGTCGCATCCGGATAGCTATTTAATGGGAGGAGTCATTGGCTCGGTTATCTTTCCAAACATACTAGTAAATCAAAATCCATGCAGCATAGATATGTTTTATGCGACTATACCAGGGAATCCTGCTTATGAAGTTAAAAGTAATACAAGCAAAAATTACAAAGGGATCTATACAGATTGTCTTGTCAAAGGCTTGAATGGAGCAGATCGAGATATCATCACATGGGTAAATGGAGATTGTGTTGTAGAAGCCTATCCTCTAAGTAAATATCTTGAAGAAGTAGTCCAAGAGCGAATCGAAAATTTCAATATTGGGTTAAATCAATTTCCGGATGCAGAAATCACTTCTCGAGCCCCAAAATATTTATCAATAATTGCCGACGGTTCTGAGATGACTGTAGGATCACCAAAAATTGAAGAAGAAAGAAAAAATAATTTGGTTTATTTAAATGTTATAGACTCCAGGGATCCAGAGATTACTTTTAAAAATTATACGTCTGAAATTGAGGATAGTATAAACTTTATTATTAATTCTAAAGGAAAAGAAAGTTCTGAAATTCGTACAGGATTTACTATTGTAGGAGCATCAGATGTTGAACCCGTGTGCAGATCTGATTTTAATGTTTTCTCTGAGAACGATTCTTACCAAATAAACATTACTCCTTTACATTCGAATGACTATGACTATCCCTTGACACTATTATTAAAAATTGACGGCAAAAGTATTCCTTTAGCAGTACTGCCTGATTTTATTGGTACAGTTGTTATAGAAAAAGATCAGATTGCTAATGTAAATTATTTACCAAGCGAAAATTCATATAAATTTGATTTGGCAGTGGAGCGGACGGAAGAAATGAACAAGAGAAGGGCTCTTATTGCTACAGCCGCGCGTAATGGAACTTTTAGAATTAAAGGTGATATGTTCTCAGTGATTTGGGCGGCTAGTTATTTAAGACAAAATAAAGCAACGGATCCGACACTCGGACTTTATGCATCGTATGCCTATGCGCAAGCAGGAAATATTAAACAAGTAAATTCAATATATAGGTACATGCGAAGGGAGAGAGAACCGGTTTTGTTTGATATAATAATGTTTAATGCTATTGATAATAAATTGAAAGTTTCAATCAATAAGTTACAGAGTATGAGAAAAATAGCCCCATTTTGTCCTTTGCTTACTCAAGGATGGTCATATCTATCGATTGATTATAAAAAATTTGATTCAATTTTACAAGAATTAGCCGGATATTTAATTCCGGGTCTATGGACTACTTTTAATAAAGAAGGTACTAAAATTGTTGAAAAATATATTAATGAAGGAAAAATCTTATGA
- a CDS encoding T9SS type A sorting domain-containing protein codes for MKKHYLFVIKLIVSLVILPMILSLSPVKAVSFFDVHSKTDSNEQFTKWNLYRNYPNPFNPSTSIKFEVPGNTSGIVKLVVYNSAGEEVRSLINSELAPGVYEVQFSAGDLASGVYYYSLITEGYIKTEKMILVK; via the coding sequence ATGAAAAAGCATTATCTTTTCGTGATTAAGCTTATTGTAAGCTTGGTCATCCTTCCGATGATCTTATCATTGTCTCCGGTCAAAGCTGTTTCTTTTTTCGATGTGCATTCAAAAACGGATTCTAATGAGCAATTTACTAAATGGAATCTGTATAGAAATTACCCTAACCCTTTTAACCCGTCAACTTCTATTAAATTTGAAGTACCGGGGAATACATCTGGGATCGTTAAACTCGTTGTGTATAATTCTGCCGGGGAAGAAGTTCGTTCGCTCATTAATTCTGAACTGGCACCGGGAGTTTACGAAGTTCAGTTTAGTGCAGGCGATCTTGCAAGTGGTGTATACTACTATAGCCTTATTACGGAGGGTTATATCAAAACTGAAAAAATGATATTGGTTAAATAA
- the rny gene encoding ribonuclease Y, producing the protein MGETYILIPVVVALCALMFFIGWYLQAKTSSAKLEKAGATAEKIVKDAENKASSLVNDAEKRAKAYQEDAEKAAQNLKKEKLLEVKDEFYRRKQKFDEEVQEREKDVVVEEKRLKKEREQLEEKAEEINKRTSEVSKLQSDFETKLKLVDEKEQVIAKQIEDNKALIEEQNAKLLSISGLTEEGAKKILFDSLIDEVKLECAAKLQEIRDEAKLEANKLSRDIILQGIQRSAADHSVETTVSVLQIQSDELKGRIIGKEGRNIRAFEACTGVDIIVDDTPEAIIISGFDPFRREIARVAMERLIADGRIHPARIEEIVEKVEKELNEEIIQVGENTLIEMGIQGVHRDILTLIGRMKYRSSYGQNVLNHSIEVGYLAGIMAAELGLDAHMAKRAGLFHDMGKTIDKNIEGPHAILGYEVAKRCKEHPVVCNAIGAHHDEMPMEHPISVLVQAADAISGARPGARRESVEAYSKRLEKLEEIGSSFTGVAKTFAIQAGREVRVIVEQEKVDDTNQDQLAVDIAKRIQEEMEYPGQIKVNVIRERRSIAYAK; encoded by the coding sequence ATGGGAGAAACATATATATTAATACCGGTGGTGGTGGCTTTGTGCGCATTGATGTTCTTTATAGGCTGGTACCTACAAGCAAAGACCAGCTCTGCCAAACTTGAAAAAGCCGGAGCAACGGCTGAAAAAATAGTCAAAGATGCTGAAAATAAAGCGTCATCTCTAGTAAACGACGCTGAGAAAAGGGCAAAAGCTTATCAGGAAGATGCTGAAAAAGCCGCCCAGAATCTCAAGAAGGAAAAACTTCTCGAAGTCAAAGACGAATTTTACAGGCGCAAGCAGAAATTCGACGAAGAAGTACAGGAAAGAGAGAAGGATGTCGTAGTTGAGGAAAAAAGGCTTAAGAAAGAGCGGGAACAACTCGAAGAGAAGGCTGAGGAAATCAACAAAAGAACCAGCGAAGTCAGCAAACTTCAGTCCGATTTTGAGACGAAACTTAAGCTCGTCGATGAAAAGGAGCAGGTTATCGCAAAACAGATCGAAGATAACAAGGCTCTCATCGAAGAACAGAACGCAAAGTTACTTAGTATTTCCGGGCTTACGGAAGAGGGAGCAAAGAAGATACTCTTCGACAGCCTGATAGACGAAGTAAAGCTCGAGTGCGCGGCAAAACTCCAGGAAATACGGGATGAAGCCAAGCTCGAAGCAAACAAGCTCTCGCGAGATATTATACTGCAAGGAATACAGAGATCCGCAGCAGACCACTCTGTCGAGACAACCGTAAGTGTGCTTCAAATACAATCAGACGAACTCAAAGGAAGAATAATCGGTAAGGAAGGCCGTAACATCCGCGCATTCGAAGCCTGTACGGGCGTAGATATAATAGTGGATGATACACCTGAAGCGATCATTATTTCCGGTTTCGATCCGTTTAGACGGGAGATAGCCAGGGTAGCAATGGAAAGACTTATTGCCGACGGAAGGATACACCCGGCGAGGATCGAGGAGATAGTAGAGAAGGTCGAGAAGGAACTCAATGAAGAGATCATCCAGGTTGGTGAGAACACTCTCATCGAAATGGGTATCCAGGGAGTTCACAGGGACATCCTGACACTTATCGGAAGAATGAAATACCGTTCAAGCTACGGACAGAATGTACTTAACCATTCGATAGAGGTTGGTTACTTAGCCGGTATAATGGCGGCTGAGCTCGGACTCGATGCCCACATGGCAAAGAGGGCGGGACTTTTCCACGATATGGGAAAGACGATCGATAAGAACATCGAAGGACCTCATGCGATACTTGGTTATGAAGTTGCTAAGAGGTGTAAGGAACACCCGGTAGTATGTAACGCAATAGGCGCTCACCACGATGAAATGCCTATGGAACACCCGATATCGGTTTTGGTGCAGGCGGCTGACGCAATCAGCGGAGCAAGACCGGGAGCAAGAAGAGAATCGGTCGAAGCTTATTCGAAGCGTCTCGAGAAGCTGGAAGAGATCGGAAGTTCGTTCACCGGTGTCGCAAAAACATTCGCTATACAAGCAGGCAGGGAAGTCAGGGTTATCGTCGAACAGGAAAAAGTGGACGATACAAACCAGGACCAATTAGCCGTAGATATAGCAAAAAGGATACAGGAAGAGATGGAATATCCGGGACAAATCAAAGTAAACGTAATTCGGGAACGGCGTTCCATTGCATATGCAAAATAA
- a CDS encoding ABC transporter ATP-binding protein encodes MIEIKDLYKRFGSNEVLRGVNLTIHDGETMVIIGRSGCGKSVLLKHIIGLLEPDKGEIYIEGHNIVDMKEKEIYELRKKFGFLFQGAALFDSMSVGENVGLALKENTNMSKDEIARVVEDKLETVGLSGIEEMRPADLSGGMKKRVSLARSLATDPEYILYDEPTTGLDPVMSDQIDDLIKELADKLKVTSIVVTHDIFSVYDVADRVAMMHEGKIYFVGTPKELVETDDKLIRDFLHRTDKSLEIEELKEEADEERAEREKAQHSDK; translated from the coding sequence ATGATAGAGATAAAAGACTTATATAAGAGGTTCGGAAGTAATGAAGTCCTTCGCGGTGTTAACCTTACCATTCACGACGGTGAAACCATGGTTATCATTGGACGAAGCGGATGCGGCAAATCTGTCCTGCTCAAGCACATCATCGGTCTGCTTGAACCCGATAAAGGAGAGATTTACATCGAAGGACACAATATTGTGGATATGAAGGAAAAGGAAATTTATGAACTACGAAAGAAATTCGGATTCCTTTTTCAGGGTGCCGCGTTGTTCGATTCTATGTCTGTAGGAGAAAATGTAGGGCTGGCGCTTAAGGAAAATACCAACATGTCCAAAGATGAGATTGCCAGGGTAGTCGAAGACAAACTTGAAACTGTTGGCTTATCCGGTATTGAAGAGATGCGCCCTGCCGATCTTTCGGGTGGTATGAAAAAGAGGGTCTCGCTTGCCCGTTCACTGGCGACCGATCCTGAGTACATTCTGTATGATGAACCCACTACCGGTCTCGATCCTGTTATGAGTGACCAGATAGACGACCTGATAAAAGAACTTGCGGATAAACTCAAAGTAACTTCCATTGTTGTTACTCACGATATTTTCAGCGTGTATGATGTTGCCGATAGGGTTGCGATGATGCACGAAGGTAAGATTTATTTCGTTGGTACACCAAAAGAGCTTGTTGAGACCGATGATAAATTGATTAGAGACTTCTTGCATAGGACTGATAAATCACTTGAGATAGAAGAGCTGAAAGAGGAAGCCGATGAAGAGCGTGCCGAGCGCGAAAAAGCTCAGCACTCAGATAAGTGA
- a CDS encoding phenylalanine--tRNA ligase subunit beta has product MKVSLNWIKTYLPDLKIGDINEFVEKMWGLGFDIETVEYGGERFAGMVVGLVKQKRKHPNADKLSICIVDVGDDREYQVVCGAPNVAEGQKVCMARIGAVIPVGEFEIKKAKLRGEVSEGMICSEKELGLSDDHEGIMVLKEDAEVGMPFAEYLGADDVMMDIWVPPNRGDLSSHIGIAREIGAIYDMNVQIPKVEVNEGSTPTEDLIKISIKNNEFCKRFTGRVIENVTIKESPEWLKKRLTAVGLRPRNNIVDITNFVMMETGQPLHSFDYDTIRGKEIMASTAKDGDKFVTLDSKERTLSDSTLMICDRDGYSGIAGVMGGELSEITDDTKNVFLEVAYFDPVNIRRTAKRLGLFTDASQRFEKGVDIDNLEFASNRAAQLIEELAGGEISKGIIDVYPAPFEPVEVGVRAKRASDLLGVEVTESEIIKHLDRIDIKYLKNDDDYMIFEIPEYRRYDIEREVDLIEEIGRLNGFDKLNENVTYSTDLAAIKEYSTAKMKKISDVREYFIGRGFNEILTGSLLDKSKLKHFGKDYVELENPSSSEMNALRTNLEYGMLNSVRNNVNHSGKDIALRLFEIGKIHGLDGRKFTENYHLCFTLSGMDDTVSFDVREREADIFDIKGEIDMFMSKFNIETYALFYYNDAEKGKIGIHVSDKEIGYLTKVSKDLLELFDIDANVFLCELDLDALLKEINRNIYYKEISRYPAVKRDLAFVINKNTAYNDIKEAIVKNGGEYLTGVRLFDVYTDKKLGDDKKSMAFSLNFSSNERTLTDDEINRQVDKIVKSLESGLGVSLRN; this is encoded by the coding sequence ATGAAAGTAAGTTTAAACTGGATAAAAACATACCTTCCTGACCTTAAAATAGGCGATATCAACGAGTTCGTAGAGAAGATGTGGGGGCTTGGCTTCGACATCGAGACTGTGGAGTATGGGGGGGAGAGGTTTGCGGGGATGGTCGTGGGGCTGGTGAAGCAGAAGCGGAAGCATCCCAACGCGGACAAGCTGTCCATATGTATAGTGGATGTGGGTGATGACAGGGAGTACCAGGTAGTGTGCGGGGCGCCGAACGTGGCAGAGGGGCAGAAGGTGTGCATGGCAAGGATAGGGGCAGTGATCCCGGTGGGTGAATTTGAGATAAAGAAGGCGAAACTCCGGGGGGAAGTCTCGGAGGGGATGATATGCAGTGAGAAGGAGCTCGGGCTGTCGGATGATCACGAGGGAATCATGGTTTTGAAAGAGGATGCAGAAGTGGGGATGCCGTTCGCAGAGTATCTGGGGGCAGATGACGTAATGATGGATATATGGGTTCCGCCTAACAGGGGAGATCTCTCGTCACACATCGGCATCGCGAGAGAGATAGGCGCTATATATGACATGAACGTCCAGATACCTAAAGTAGAAGTAAATGAAGGTAGTACACCTACCGAAGACCTGATAAAAATCTCAATAAAAAATAACGAGTTTTGTAAGCGCTTCACGGGGCGTGTAATAGAGAACGTTACGATAAAGGAATCACCGGAGTGGCTCAAGAAGAGGCTTACCGCGGTGGGACTGCGTCCGAGGAACAATATCGTGGACATAACCAACTTCGTCATGATGGAGACAGGACAGCCATTGCACTCATTCGATTATGACACGATAAGAGGTAAGGAGATAATGGCAAGCACCGCTAAGGACGGCGACAAGTTTGTAACACTCGACTCAAAAGAGAGGACTCTCAGCGACAGTACTTTAATGATATGCGATAGGGACGGTTATTCAGGTATAGCGGGCGTGATGGGAGGTGAACTTTCCGAAATCACTGACGACACAAAGAATGTATTCCTCGAAGTAGCATATTTCGACCCGGTAAATATAAGGCGAACCGCGAAAAGATTAGGGCTATTCACGGACGCTTCCCAGCGTTTTGAAAAGGGAGTAGATATAGATAACCTCGAATTCGCGTCAAACAGGGCGGCACAGTTAATAGAGGAATTAGCCGGAGGCGAGATCTCAAAGGGGATCATTGACGTTTATCCTGCGCCATTCGAGCCGGTAGAGGTCGGCGTAAGAGCAAAAAGAGCCAGCGACCTGCTGGGTGTAGAGGTAACCGAATCAGAGATTATAAAACATCTCGACAGAATAGATATTAAGTATTTAAAGAACGATGATGACTATATGATATTCGAAATTCCCGAATACAGAAGATATGATATAGAGAGGGAAGTAGATCTGATAGAAGAGATCGGCAGGCTGAACGGGTTCGATAAACTTAACGAAAACGTAACATACAGCACCGATCTAGCCGCGATAAAGGAATACAGTACGGCAAAGATGAAAAAGATATCGGACGTGAGGGAATATTTCATTGGCAGAGGATTCAATGAAATTTTAACAGGAAGTTTGCTCGATAAAAGCAAGTTGAAACACTTTGGCAAAGATTATGTCGAACTGGAGAATCCGTCGTCCTCTGAAATGAATGCATTGAGGACAAACCTGGAATACGGGATGCTTAATTCAGTGAGAAATAATGTAAATCACTCCGGAAAGGATATTGCGTTAAGATTATTCGAAATAGGGAAAATACATGGTTTAGACGGGCGTAAATTCACCGAAAATTACCATTTATGCTTCACCCTATCAGGCATGGATGATACTGTTTCTTTTGATGTTAGGGAGAGGGAAGCCGATATATTCGATATTAAGGGCGAAATCGACATGTTCATGTCTAAATTCAATATTGAAACTTACGCATTATTTTATTATAATGATGCGGAAAAGGGTAAAATAGGTATCCATGTAAGTGATAAAGAGATTGGATACTTAACTAAGGTTAGTAAAGATTTACTTGAACTTTTCGATATCGATGCAAATGTGTTTTTGTGTGAGTTAGATTTAGATGCTCTTTTAAAAGAAATTAACAGAAATATTTATTACAAGGAGATTTCACGTTATCCTGCTGTAAAAAGGGATCTGGCATTTGTAATAAATAAGAACACCGCTTATAATGACATAAAAGAAGCAATTGTAAAGAACGGCGGTGAATATCTGACCGGTGTGAGACTGTTCGACGTTTACACGGACAAGAAACTTGGCGACGATAAAAAAAGCATGGCTTTTTCGCTGAATTTTTCCTCGAACGAAAGGACGCTTACAGATGACGAAATCAACCGTCAGGTGGATAAGATAGTAAAGAGCCTCGAATCAGGGCTGGGAGTTTCATTGAGAAATTAA
- a CDS encoding DUF805 domain-containing protein encodes MRQFYRGRTQRLRFTIYFLLIVVLANLRFLMLWKLFGITDIYGFTGYENVAEEYKSTFFLTDFLTGILLLYIFSIPVVRRFHDLDKGGEKFFFMLVPIFNLVYIVRLMFEKGTVGPNQYGPDPQNPTDQDVFTRAVKCPRCRAILDVEYTRGGERTFTCPVCNSEITV; translated from the coding sequence ATGAGACAATTCTACCGCGGAAGAACCCAACGATTAAGATTTACAATCTACTTCCTACTAATAGTCGTATTAGCCAATCTCCGATTTTTAATGCTATGGAAGCTATTTGGCATTACCGATATTTACGGCTTTACTGGATATGAGAATGTAGCAGAAGAGTATAAATCAACTTTTTTTCTTACCGATTTTTTAACAGGAATATTATTGTTATATATATTTTCTATCCCAGTTGTGAGGCGGTTTCATGATCTGGATAAGGGCGGTGAGAAGTTTTTCTTTATGCTGGTACCGATCTTCAATCTTGTCTATATTGTGAGGCTAATGTTCGAGAAGGGTACGGTGGGTCCTAATCAATATGGTCCCGATCCGCAAAACCCCACCGACCAGGATGTATTTACAAGGGCGGTCAAGTGTCCCAGGTGCAGAGCAATACTGGATGTGGAGTACACGCGCGGAGGCGAGAGAACATTTACATGCCCAGTATGTAATAGTGAGATAACAGTGTAA
- a CDS encoding cell division protein ZapA, with amino-acid sequence MEKTGIKVKIFNSEYNLQGDNIHEVEKVANHVDSLMQKIGYESPNQSGETIAVVSALNIAESYFKEKERNKEREKEYVSFIGECNTKISDIGNIIDENL; translated from the coding sequence ATGGAGAAGACCGGTATTAAAGTAAAAATATTCAATAGCGAATACAACCTACAGGGTGACAACATTCACGAGGTAGAAAAAGTAGCCAATCATGTAGACAGTTTGATGCAGAAGATCGGCTATGAGTCGCCCAATCAATCCGGAGAAACCATAGCAGTAGTTTCGGCGCTTAACATTGCGGAGAGCTATTTCAAGGAAAAGGAAAGGAACAAGGAACGGGAAAAGGAGTACGTTAGTTTTATAGGTGAGTGTAATACCAAGATAAGTGATATTGGTAACATAATAGACGAAAATCTATAA
- a CDS encoding universal stress protein, translating into MKFLVPTDFSDYARDALIYAIEMGRVFGGSITLVNVFPPASISPYVYDELIRSVTGEIKTRTINKLKNEWSKESKRIQKSDKQITTDFKALEGGIVDNIVTTAQKSRADLIVMGTKGGGNITRFLFGTTATKVIDNAPCPVLAIPELAKYKKIRRILFASSCNKHEVESIIDAIELARAYDARIDIVYVSDDSKEKTQSDLERMIKLVGSKTDYKKIHFEAIYGDDVVEAIDVYTQLKNVSLLALASRKRSLFKRLFDRSLAEEMSFHSKIPLLVYHR; encoded by the coding sequence ATGAAATTCCTTGTTCCAACAGATTTTTCAGATTACGCAAGGGACGCGCTGATATATGCTATCGAGATGGGCAGAGTATTCGGAGGAAGCATCACATTAGTAAACGTCTTCCCACCGGCATCAATCAGTCCGTATGTATATGATGAGCTTATAAGATCCGTTACCGGGGAGATAAAGACGCGGACAATAAATAAGCTGAAAAATGAATGGAGCAAAGAATCAAAAAGAATCCAGAAGAGCGATAAGCAGATAACAACGGACTTTAAGGCGCTCGAGGGCGGAATAGTCGATAATATAGTCACCACGGCACAAAAATCCAGAGCTGACCTGATAGTAATGGGTACAAAGGGCGGAGGAAACATAACTAGATTCCTTTTTGGAACTACAGCGACCAAAGTAATAGACAATGCACCATGTCCGGTTCTTGCAATACCGGAGCTGGCAAAATACAAAAAGATAAGACGGATATTATTCGCGTCTTCCTGCAACAAGCATGAAGTGGAAAGTATTATAGACGCAATTGAGCTTGCCAGGGCGTATGACGCGCGTATAGACATAGTATACGTCAGTGATGACAGCAAGGAAAAGACACAGAGCGACCTCGAAAGGATGATAAAACTGGTAGGAAGCAAGACAGATTATAAGAAGATACATTTCGAAGCCATATACGGTGATGACGTGGTCGAAGCAATAGATGTTTACACGCAGTTAAAAAATGTCAGCCTGCTGGCTCTCGCATCGCGGAAAAGGAGTTTATTCAAACGGCTATTCGACAGGAGCCTAGCGGAGGAAATGTCATTCCATTCAAAGATACCATTGCTGGTATATCACAGATAA